A DNA window from Aminipila luticellarii contains the following coding sequences:
- a CDS encoding sigma-54 interaction domain-containing protein, protein MEIIQDTFGVSRVIEPKGTVPVTAWKVDNSRELSPSECRICLQLIHLERDCFQQLCSECGFDEAKIIAKILDLIHRRGKLHNPFTNTAGQFYGTIEAMGSEFEKNSPYHIGDPIFCLTTMTAHPIYIDKIHKIDYNYGELTVSGYGIAFIGSPLTKIPPVLQLNYTMATFDEAASLYSIYHVSDKGKRYLVIGKDLVSSITYVWAIRKAVGEDCYITVILDEDGIGTLTPEQVKQELAHWVHSSYILNVAQPIPASETILGQEKKPYDMTINCEDLLGSEVLSVILTRQKGRLYFTSLKNGYTQSILIAESMSKEIEAYVLGQFIIGYEKFTFDLLISIAEDLNRINKLYESQSIAFRQVAKKAVAASIEKSGKLEDFIFSSSETKAVVDEVLNIAQYDCSVILQGETGVGKEKILDLIHKNSIRKNKPCVKINCATIQESLAESEFFGYEAGAFTGAQPAGKKGYFELANGGILFLDEVGTLPLNLQSKLLRVLQESEFYKVGGISPIRINVRVICASNIPLRQLVEQGRFREDLYYRLNICTITVPPLRERRDDIAALADSFLRNYCKKYGIDKELAPTALMELAKYNWPGNVRELENLIHRAVISVKDHVITGDDVQEVLRENVYEDLVMNLKHHMKYSSSLDFEKIMEQQEKQLIEYALKKFGTTRKAAEFLQMTQPKLMRKKQKYHILS, encoded by the coding sequence ATGGAAATCATACAAGACACGTTCGGAGTCAGCCGGGTAATAGAGCCAAAGGGGACTGTTCCGGTTACCGCATGGAAGGTTGATAATAGCAGAGAACTATCCCCTTCCGAATGTAGGATATGTTTACAGCTGATCCATTTGGAGAGAGATTGCTTTCAACAGCTTTGCAGTGAATGCGGTTTTGATGAAGCAAAGATTATTGCAAAAATTTTAGATTTGATTCATCGCAGAGGAAAGCTGCACAACCCTTTTACCAATACGGCCGGACAATTTTACGGTACGATTGAGGCTATGGGGAGTGAGTTCGAGAAGAATTCTCCCTATCATATAGGAGATCCTATCTTTTGTTTGACCACCATGACCGCCCACCCGATTTATATTGATAAAATCCATAAAATCGACTATAACTATGGGGAGCTTACTGTATCCGGCTATGGCATTGCTTTTATCGGTTCCCCTTTAACAAAAATTCCGCCTGTCTTGCAGCTGAATTATACGATGGCTACCTTTGATGAAGCCGCCAGCCTGTACAGCATTTATCATGTATCCGACAAAGGAAAACGCTATCTTGTTATCGGAAAAGATTTGGTATCCAGTATCACTTACGTTTGGGCTATCCGAAAAGCTGTAGGGGAGGACTGTTATATTACAGTAATCCTTGATGAGGACGGAATAGGAACTCTTACCCCTGAGCAGGTCAAACAGGAACTGGCTCATTGGGTTCATTCCTCTTATATTCTCAATGTTGCTCAACCGATTCCCGCATCCGAGACGATTCTGGGACAAGAAAAGAAGCCTTACGATATGACGATTAACTGTGAAGATCTTTTGGGCTCAGAGGTTCTAAGCGTTATCCTTACACGGCAGAAGGGAAGACTATATTTTACGAGCCTTAAAAATGGTTATACTCAATCCATCCTGATTGCGGAGAGTATGAGCAAAGAAATTGAAGCGTATGTGCTGGGACAATTTATTATTGGATATGAGAAATTCACCTTTGATTTACTGATTTCTATTGCGGAAGACCTAAATCGAATTAATAAGCTTTATGAATCCCAGTCCATTGCTTTTCGTCAGGTGGCTAAAAAGGCGGTTGCGGCGTCTATAGAGAAAAGTGGAAAACTGGAGGATTTCATTTTCAGCAGTTCTGAAACAAAAGCTGTAGTAGATGAAGTTTTAAATATCGCCCAATATGATTGCAGTGTCATTCTCCAAGGAGAAACGGGCGTCGGTAAGGAAAAGATCCTCGACTTGATACACAAAAACAGTATCCGGAAGAATAAGCCGTGTGTAAAAATTAATTGTGCGACTATTCAGGAAAGTCTTGCCGAGAGTGAATTCTTTGGGTATGAGGCCGGTGCTTTTACCGGAGCACAGCCAGCGGGGAAAAAGGGATATTTTGAACTGGCCAATGGGGGAATCCTGTTTTTGGATGAAGTGGGAACGCTCCCGTTAAATTTGCAGTCAAAGCTTCTGCGGGTCCTTCAAGAAAGTGAATTTTATAAGGTGGGAGGAATTTCTCCCATCCGCATTAATGTGCGGGTGATCTGCGCCAGCAATATCCCTCTTCGGCAGCTTGTAGAACAGGGAAGGTTCAGAGAGGATTTGTATTATAGGCTGAATATCTGTACGATCACAGTCCCGCCGCTCCGGGAACGCCGGGATGATATTGCAGCGCTGGCAGATTCCTTTCTCCGAAACTATTGTAAGAAGTATGGTATCGATAAAGAGCTTGCGCCTACTGCCCTTATGGAGCTTGCAAAGTATAATTGGCCCGGAAATGTCCGGGAACTGGAAAATCTGATTCACCGGGCAGTAATCAGCGTAAAGGATCATGTGATAACGGGAGATGACGTGCAGGAAGTCTTACGTGAAAATGTATATGAAGACTTAGTCATGAATTTAAAACATCATATGAAATATTCCTCCTCCTTGGATTTTGAGAAAATTATGGAGCAGCAGGAAAAGCAGCTTATTGAATATGCTTTAAAGAAATTTGGCACTACCAGAAAAGCAGCAGAATTTCTACAGATGACTCAGCCTAAGCTGATGAGGAAAAAGCAGAAATATCATATTCTATCATAA
- a CDS encoding B3/B4 domain-containing protein yields the protein MSKFIITNEFWELFPEAEIAIVVAKGIQNTEAQVADVRKEINELLKQSSKEAEKFLSAGVFSQNKVISVWREAYQQFKTKKGVRCSIEALLKRIDKEIGVSPINPLVDIYNSVSLTYGLPCGGEDIDTFEGDLLLTKANGDEPFLALGDEEASNALPGEIIYKDDAGAVCRCWNWRDGQRTMLTNDTVNAFLIIESVDPSRSEDLKAAVSKLAELTDKYLGGSAEIVHLNKNNREMNL from the coding sequence ATGTCAAAATTTATCATTACAAATGAATTCTGGGAACTCTTTCCGGAAGCAGAAATCGCTATAGTCGTAGCAAAAGGAATCCAAAACACAGAAGCGCAGGTTGCAGATGTAAGAAAGGAAATCAACGAACTGCTAAAGCAGAGCAGCAAGGAAGCAGAGAAATTTCTGTCCGCAGGTGTATTCAGCCAAAATAAAGTAATTTCTGTGTGGCGGGAAGCTTATCAGCAGTTCAAAACAAAAAAGGGCGTCCGATGCTCTATTGAAGCGTTATTAAAGCGAATAGACAAGGAAATCGGCGTTTCTCCGATCAACCCGCTGGTCGATATCTATAATTCAGTTTCTCTGACTTATGGGCTTCCTTGCGGCGGTGAAGATATTGACACATTTGAAGGGGATTTACTTTTAACAAAAGCAAACGGAGACGAACCGTTCCTTGCCCTCGGCGACGAAGAAGCAAGCAATGCTCTTCCCGGTGAAATTATTTATAAAGATGATGCGGGAGCCGTATGCCGTTGCTGGAACTGGCGTGACGGACAACGAACCATGCTTACCAACGATACCGTCAATGCCTTTCTGATTATCGAATCCGTAGATCCAAGCAGAAGTGAGGATTTGAAAGCAGCTGTATCCAAACTGGCAGAACTGACCGACAAGTATTTAGGCGGTTCCGCAGAGATTGTACATTTGAATAAGAATAATCGAGAAATGAATTTATAA
- a CDS encoding NCS2 family permease, translating to MPKEKLLNRPSHINRFFKLDEYGTTVKTEIISGITTFIASVYLLAVVPGMLSDAGMPHSSALAAVIIATAFSTILMGLYANFPVVVAPGLGLSAFFAYTICGPMGLSWQTALGAVFVSGIVFMILTVTRVRQLIIDSVPECLKISIGVGIGLFIAFIGFKNAGVIVSDPSNFVGLGNLKSPEVALFFIGLVLSSLLFSKQIKGGLLISILVTTVIGMFMGITKVPAGLGDIVGLVPPIPKETFGQLDIKGVFEYGIFAVIFTITIVDMFDNIGTLIGVSRKAKLIGADGKIKNLDKALICDSIATTVGAVLGTSTATTYIESATGVSEGGRTGLSAVTTGLLYLITLFFAPFFLMIPTQATAPVLVIVGILMLSDVAMINFADFTEALPSFLTILLMPLTFSIAQGIAFGFISYSVIKVLTGKGKEVHPVMYLLTVCFIIHFLV from the coding sequence ATGCCTAAAGAAAAACTTTTAAATCGACCCAGCCATATCAATCGTTTTTTTAAACTGGATGAATATGGTACAACTGTAAAGACTGAAATTATATCCGGTATTACTACATTTATTGCCTCGGTGTATCTTCTGGCGGTGGTTCCGGGGATGCTCAGCGATGCGGGGATGCCTCACAGCAGTGCTTTAGCTGCCGTCATTATAGCCACAGCCTTTTCGACCATATTGATGGGGCTATATGCAAACTTTCCGGTTGTTGTGGCTCCGGGATTGGGGTTGAGCGCTTTCTTTGCATACACCATCTGCGGACCTATGGGCTTGTCCTGGCAGACCGCCTTGGGAGCAGTTTTTGTTTCCGGTATTGTTTTTATGATTTTGACCGTAACGAGAGTAAGGCAGCTCATCATCGACAGCGTGCCGGAATGCCTGAAAATATCTATTGGTGTGGGAATCGGCCTTTTCATTGCCTTTATCGGTTTTAAAAATGCCGGAGTCATTGTATCCGACCCTTCGAATTTTGTGGGGTTGGGAAATTTAAAGAGTCCGGAGGTCGCCCTGTTTTTTATCGGACTGGTCTTATCCAGCCTGCTTTTTTCAAAGCAGATAAAAGGAGGACTCTTGATCAGCATATTGGTGACCACCGTAATAGGCATGTTCATGGGGATTACCAAGGTTCCTGCGGGATTAGGAGATATTGTTGGCCTAGTGCCGCCTATTCCGAAGGAAACCTTTGGACAGCTTGACATCAAGGGTGTTTTTGAATATGGCATTTTTGCGGTCATTTTTACAATAACGATTGTTGATATGTTCGATAATATCGGAACGCTGATCGGTGTTTCCAGAAAAGCCAAGCTGATTGGAGCAGATGGGAAGATCAAGAATCTGGATAAGGCTTTAATCTGTGATTCGATAGCTACTACGGTAGGGGCTGTTCTGGGTACATCTACTGCGACCACGTATATCGAGAGTGCCACAGGCGTGTCAGAAGGAGGTCGAACAGGGCTTAGTGCCGTAACTACAGGGCTTCTTTATTTGATTACGTTATTCTTTGCCCCATTCTTCTTAATGATACCGACTCAAGCTACAGCTCCGGTTTTAGTTATAGTTGGTATATTAATGCTGAGCGATGTGGCTATGATTAACTTTGCAGACTTTACAGAGGCGCTTCCGTCCTTTTTAACTATTCTGTTAATGCCGCTGACTTTCAGCATAGCACAGGGAATCGCTTTCGGCTTTATCAGCTATTCTGTTATAAAGGTTCTCACCGGAAAAGGAAAAGAGGTGCATCCTGTCATGTATCTTTTAACGGTTTGTTTCATTATCCATTTTCTGGTTTAG
- the proC gene encoding pyrroline-5-carboxylate reductase has protein sequence MSKDIVFCGGGNMAENIIKGLLYKKVVLPENVTVNELLPARCEYLSKTYGITAVTNADDAIKRAGLVIIAVNPLQVPPVTKVLNPLINEKTIVLSIAAGIPIKTLENQLGSDRKIVRVVPNTLIQAGSGYSAVCMNGCCDDQDKSLITHVLDALGQIMYLKEDLFNSFSGFSNVGPLWLYKMVEALTDAGVYVGFSRTDARNMVIKNMLGTAVVLEETGEHPAVKVDQMTSPGGVSIEALKVLQQGNFSSALMNSVIAGIDKANSIE, from the coding sequence ATGAGCAAAGACATTGTTTTCTGCGGTGGTGGAAACATGGCAGAGAATATTATAAAAGGGCTGCTTTATAAAAAAGTCGTTCTGCCTGAAAATGTTACGGTCAACGAATTGCTTCCGGCCCGTTGCGAATATCTGTCCAAGACTTATGGTATAACAGCAGTTACAAATGCAGATGACGCAATCAAAAGAGCCGGCCTAGTGATTATCGCCGTAAATCCATTGCAGGTTCCGCCTGTTACAAAAGTACTGAACCCACTTATCAACGAAAAGACCATCGTACTGTCTATTGCCGCCGGTATCCCCATTAAAACCTTAGAAAACCAGCTGGGCAGCGACAGAAAAATAGTACGCGTTGTACCCAATACGCTCATTCAGGCGGGCAGCGGTTATAGTGCCGTGTGTATGAACGGGTGCTGTGATGATCAGGACAAGTCCCTTATTACTCACGTTCTGGACGCATTAGGGCAGATCATGTATCTTAAGGAAGATCTGTTCAATAGTTTTTCAGGATTCAGCAACGTAGGTCCCCTTTGGCTCTATAAAATGGTGGAAGCATTAACGGATGCTGGAGTGTATGTAGGATTTAGCCGCACAGATGCGCGCAATATGGTGATTAAGAATATGCTGGGCACCGCTGTTGTTCTGGAAGAGACCGGCGAACATCCGGCCGTAAAAGTAGATCAGATGACTTCTCCCGGTGGAGTGAGCATAGAAGCGCTGAAAGTATTACAGCAAGGGAATTTTTCTTCGGCTTTAATGAATTCTGTTATTGCCGGTATCGATAAGGCAAACTCCATAGAATAG
- the ortB gene encoding 2-amino-4-oxopentanoate thiolase subunit OrtB, whose amino-acid sequence MKNDKTYEAIMARKNEIIKNAMQIDYTKFELPGIGFDYEAMMREVGYSLEEMREIQLAHGVGNTPLIELRNLTALARKYAPKGKGARIVVKDEAANASGSFKARRAAVAVYHAKKLGYKGVIAATSGNYGAAVASQAAMQGLKCIVVQECYDNNKVGQPEILEKQRVCEAYGAEVVQLSVGPELFSTHLSLLEETGYFNASLYTPFGIAGVETLGYELAEQCREKFGKDPEAVVCTNAGGGNLTGTARGLIKAGAENTRVIGACIDLKGLHMASEQDFNRKSCTTGHTGFSLPFTTWPDRSDCPRNAARVLRYMDEMVTIKQGELFYMTQALAILEGYERGPAGNTSLTAAFALAQQMDEDAILVVQETEYTSAGKHPMPQLTFAKKNGVQVLFGDPEDEIPGKNLVFPKDPSFIKARQYDMTHARKSYIKNCVKNCGMTSATEEDVSFIMDEIKSDKEFVLSELEAKGVKVQ is encoded by the coding sequence GTGAAGAACGATAAAACCTATGAAGCCATCATGGCTCGCAAAAATGAAATCATTAAGAATGCCATGCAGATCGACTACACGAAATTTGAGCTCCCAGGTATCGGCTTTGACTATGAGGCCATGATGAGGGAAGTGGGCTATTCCCTTGAAGAAATGAGGGAAATTCAATTAGCTCACGGCGTTGGGAATACCCCGCTGATCGAACTGCGCAATCTTACTGCTTTGGCGAGAAAATATGCTCCAAAGGGAAAGGGCGCCAGAATAGTAGTGAAGGATGAAGCGGCCAATGCGTCAGGAAGTTTTAAAGCAAGGAGAGCGGCCGTTGCGGTATATCACGCAAAGAAGCTTGGATACAAAGGTGTTATAGCGGCCACCTCCGGCAATTACGGAGCAGCCGTCGCTTCTCAAGCGGCTATGCAGGGCCTGAAATGTATCGTCGTACAGGAGTGCTATGACAATAATAAGGTGGGACAGCCTGAGATACTTGAGAAACAGAGAGTTTGCGAAGCATACGGCGCAGAAGTGGTTCAGCTGTCGGTAGGCCCGGAATTGTTTTCGACTCATCTGAGTCTCCTTGAGGAAACGGGTTATTTTAACGCGTCCCTGTATACGCCTTTTGGTATTGCCGGGGTAGAGACTTTAGGGTATGAGCTGGCTGAACAGTGCAGAGAAAAATTCGGAAAGGATCCGGAGGCGGTCGTATGCACAAATGCTGGGGGCGGTAACCTGACAGGGACGGCCAGAGGCCTGATTAAAGCCGGGGCGGAAAATACAAGGGTCATCGGAGCCTGCATTGATTTAAAAGGACTCCACATGGCATCGGAACAGGATTTTAACCGAAAGTCCTGCACCACAGGACATACCGGATTCAGTTTGCCGTTCACCACATGGCCGGATCGGTCAGATTGTCCGAGAAATGCGGCGAGAGTTCTCAGATACATGGATGAAATGGTCACCATAAAACAGGGAGAGCTGTTTTATATGACACAGGCGCTTGCTATATTGGAGGGGTATGAAAGGGGACCTGCCGGGAATACCTCTTTAACGGCGGCGTTTGCTTTGGCCCAGCAGATGGATGAGGATGCCATACTGGTGGTTCAGGAAACGGAATATACAAGTGCGGGAAAGCATCCAATGCCGCAGCTGACCTTTGCAAAAAAGAATGGGGTTCAAGTGTTGTTCGGTGATCCGGAAGATGAAATACCGGGAAAAAATCTGGTATTTCCAAAAGATCCATCCTTCATTAAGGCAAGACAATATGATATGACTCACGCACGCAAGTCCTATATTAAGAATTGTGTAAAAAATTGCGGGATGACCTCTGCAACAGAGGAAGATGTAAGCTTTATTATGGATGAAATAAAATCAGATAAAGAATTTGTGCTTTCTGAATTGGAAGCAAAAGGAGTAAAAGTTCAGTAA
- the ortA gene encoding 2-amino-4-oxopentanoate thiolase subunit OrtA, translated as MSMAKKGDWVQIENTVLKAGNRAPQVPEDTQKCDLKLWVKGIAQHEGNLGENMDIITVTGRKTSGTLVDINPRYIHDYGDFQPELLQVELQLKEIMEGAEK; from the coding sequence ATGAGTATGGCGAAAAAAGGAGACTGGGTGCAGATTGAAAACACCGTGCTTAAAGCCGGCAACAGAGCCCCGCAGGTTCCGGAAGATACGCAAAAATGCGATTTGAAGCTTTGGGTAAAGGGAATCGCCCAGCATGAGGGAAATTTGGGAGAGAACATGGACATTATCACCGTCACAGGAAGAAAGACCAGCGGAACTCTGGTAGATATCAATCCGAGATATATTCATGATTATGGGGATTTTCAGCCGGAACTGCTTCAAGTGGAGCTGCAGCTGAAAGAAATTATGGAAGGAGCTGAGAAATAG
- a CDS encoding glycyl radical protein, whose product MISKRIERLSDKVRNTQPTICIDRARLATEFYKKPSIEPFILRRAKLFKYVLENKKIFIDADSILAGHMASRMHAVPVFPEMSAWLREDLETLDTRKYDNFQFLPGEKDELRKMVAEWEGGTFGDLTNAQVTEEEWTLLKVGVFTKGISQLSTMNLAPDYDEMVKKGYRYYINQCKEKLAALEDMDLETMGKKITWEAMIITMEAIIGFAHRYADLAEEMAADCDDPERKEQLLTLAGDCRVVPENPPQTFKQAAQLVWFTHLAFMMENNGSDHSLGRFDQYMYDFYKNDLAHGISEEYIADVIHEFKLKFEEMWYLRNEFESEAYPGCALYIHMMLGGMLADGSDGCNELTDLILHCMEDLQTKEPCVSFRYHDNISEDTFRLAMQVALKGGSHPAFFNDSTCISYLTRLGFTKEEAVNWAVCGCTETVSQGKSDFQSQMGYYNAIKVFEITLYDGMDPISKKQVGPHTGDIKNFTSIEQLKEAYLKQQEFFLRKFIVLFNKMVSCHAYAVPTITGSCFTEGCIENGRVLQQKGCDNRWSAIAVTGLANIADSFAAIEECVFNKNYLTMTELVDLLETDFEGKEDMRQLLINRAPKFGNDLEAVDKYAHFVVKTLDDEGKKYKDGRGGELTTVWATQSYNVVLGRMIGATPDGRHAFTAMADNVSPMIGMDVNGPTAVVNSVNAVDSTIPQSGMLLNQRFDPAIVKGEKGKDILEAVLRAHFKKNGDHLQLNVVDDETLRAAQKEPEKYRNMLVRVAGYSAFFVDLDKNIQENIIQRTVQRTV is encoded by the coding sequence ATGATATCAAAAAGAATTGAAAGACTCAGCGACAAGGTGCGTAACACACAGCCTACGATTTGTATAGATCGTGCGAGATTGGCAACAGAGTTTTATAAAAAACCTTCTATTGAACCTTTTATCCTTAGGAGAGCAAAACTATTTAAGTACGTTCTGGAAAATAAAAAAATCTTCATTGATGCAGATTCAATTTTAGCAGGTCACATGGCCTCCCGTATGCATGCAGTTCCGGTGTTCCCTGAAATGTCCGCATGGCTCAGAGAGGATTTGGAAACGCTGGATACAAGAAAGTACGACAACTTTCAGTTCCTTCCCGGAGAAAAGGATGAACTGAGAAAAATGGTTGCCGAATGGGAGGGCGGAACCTTTGGCGACTTGACGAATGCACAAGTGACAGAAGAAGAGTGGACGCTGTTAAAGGTCGGCGTATTCACAAAGGGCATTTCTCAGCTTTCTACCATGAACCTGGCGCCGGATTATGACGAAATGGTTAAAAAAGGATACCGTTACTACATTAATCAGTGCAAGGAAAAACTGGCGGCATTAGAGGATATGGATCTTGAAACCATGGGAAAGAAGATCACGTGGGAAGCTATGATCATCACCATGGAAGCCATTATTGGATTTGCTCACCGTTATGCGGATCTGGCTGAAGAAATGGCTGCGGACTGTGATGACCCTGAAAGAAAGGAACAGCTGCTGACACTGGCAGGAGACTGCCGCGTGGTTCCTGAAAATCCGCCGCAGACCTTTAAGCAGGCAGCACAGCTCGTGTGGTTCACCCATCTTGCTTTCATGATGGAGAACAATGGATCCGACCATTCCCTGGGACGTTTCGATCAGTATATGTATGATTTTTATAAAAACGATCTGGCTCATGGGATAAGCGAAGAATACATTGCCGATGTGATCCATGAATTTAAATTGAAGTTCGAGGAAATGTGGTATCTGCGTAATGAGTTTGAATCAGAGGCTTATCCCGGCTGTGCCCTTTATATTCACATGATGCTGGGCGGCATGCTGGCAGATGGCTCGGACGGATGCAATGAACTGACCGATTTAATTCTGCATTGCATGGAAGACTTGCAGACAAAGGAACCTTGCGTATCCTTCCGTTACCATGACAACATCAGTGAGGATACTTTCCGTTTGGCTATGCAGGTAGCTTTAAAAGGCGGAAGCCATCCGGCATTCTTTAATGACAGCACCTGTATCTCCTATTTGACACGTTTGGGCTTTACGAAGGAAGAAGCAGTAAATTGGGCTGTATGCGGATGTACGGAAACAGTTTCACAGGGCAAATCAGACTTCCAGTCTCAGATGGGATACTACAATGCAATTAAAGTCTTTGAAATCACCCTTTATGACGGTATGGATCCGATCAGTAAAAAACAGGTCGGCCCGCATACGGGAGACATTAAGAACTTTACCTCTATCGAGCAGCTGAAAGAAGCGTACTTGAAGCAGCAGGAATTTTTCCTGAGAAAGTTCATTGTACTGTTCAACAAAATGGTTTCCTGTCATGCCTATGCCGTACCGACTATTACCGGCTCTTGCTTTACGGAAGGGTGCATTGAAAACGGCAGAGTGCTTCAGCAAAAGGGCTGCGATAACCGCTGGTCTGCGATTGCTGTTACTGGTCTTGCCAATATTGCAGACTCCTTCGCAGCGATTGAAGAATGCGTATTTAATAAGAACTATCTGACCATGACCGAGCTGGTCGATCTTCTGGAAACAGACTTTGAAGGCAAAGAGGATATGCGTCAGCTTCTGATTAACAGAGCGCCTAAATTCGGCAATGACCTTGAAGCGGTGGATAAATATGCACACTTTGTAGTGAAAACCCTGGACGATGAAGGCAAAAAGTATAAGGATGGCAGAGGCGGCGAGCTTACTACGGTTTGGGCGACCCAGTCTTATAATGTGGTACTCGGAAGAATGATCGGTGCGACCCCGGACGGACGACATGCCTTCACTGCAATGGCAGATAATGTTTCCCCGATGATCGGTATGGACGTAAACGGACCGACCGCTGTTGTAAATTCGGTCAATGCCGTGGACTCCACCATTCCTCAGAGCGGAATGCTGCTGAATCAGCGTTTTGACCCGGCTATTGTAAAAGGCGAAAAAGGAAAAGATATTTTAGAGGCTGTTCTGCGCGCTCACTTTAAAAAGAACGGAGACCACTTACAGTTGAACGTGGTAGATGATGAAACTCTTCGTGCCGCTCAGAAAGAACCGGAGAAATATCGCAATATGCTGGTTCGTGTAGCAGGCTATTCTGCTTTCTTCGTTGATCTGGATAAAAATATTCAGGAAAATATTATTCAAAGAACCGTACAGAGAACCGTTTAA
- a CDS encoding glycyl-radical enzyme activating protein → MIFNIQKCSIHDGHGLRTLVFFKGCPLRCPWCANPESQAYGPEIMESQGKCIGCGACVKVCPQHAIAPQADGFRINRDLCTNCFRCTDRCYAASKYPIGKDYEIEELYKEIEKDRVFYSIKGGGVTFSGGEPLTHPEYLTEIAKVCHERGIDVAVESCGWGYYDQFKTALPYINSMFLDIKHIDSDKHKELTGSGNELILENIRRIAKFGIPVTIRTPVVPGYNNSKENIIGIAEFLTTIPEIKDYELLPYHEFGKNKYYALGREYPLEGVEPPEDEEMRELVKCANHVFKDSDQTCFYTKDNQKIIVK, encoded by the coding sequence ATGATTTTTAATATTCAGAAATGTTCGATTCACGATGGGCATGGATTAAGGACACTGGTATTTTTTAAGGGATGTCCATTGCGATGTCCATGGTGCGCCAATCCAGAATCTCAAGCATATGGACCTGAAATCATGGAGTCCCAGGGCAAGTGTATCGGATGCGGGGCTTGTGTCAAGGTCTGTCCTCAACATGCGATTGCCCCACAGGCAGATGGATTTCGAATAAACAGGGACCTTTGTACGAATTGCTTTAGGTGTACAGACCGCTGTTATGCAGCGTCAAAGTATCCCATTGGAAAAGATTATGAGATTGAGGAACTTTATAAAGAGATTGAAAAGGATCGTGTGTTTTATTCCATCAAGGGCGGCGGCGTTACGTTTTCTGGAGGAGAACCCTTGACCCATCCGGAATATCTGACGGAGATTGCAAAGGTCTGCCACGAGAGAGGAATTGATGTGGCAGTTGAAAGCTGCGGCTGGGGGTACTACGATCAGTTCAAAACTGCCTTACCGTATATAAACAGTATGTTCCTCGATATTAAACATATTGATTCTGATAAACATAAGGAGCTGACCGGCAGCGGAAATGAGTTGATTCTGGAAAATATCCGGCGGATTGCAAAGTTCGGCATTCCTGTCACCATTAGGACCCCTGTCGTACCGGGCTATAACAATTCCAAGGAAAACATTATCGGTATTGCAGAATTTTTGACAACCATACCTGAGATCAAGGACTATGAACTTCTGCCGTACCATGAGTTTGGAAAAAATAAGTACTATGCTTTGGGGCGGGAATATCCGCTGGAGGGTGTTGAACCTCCGGAAGACGAAGAGATGAGAGAATTGGTCAAGTGCGCGAACCATGTTTTTAAAGACTCTGATCAAACATGTTTTTACACAAAAGATAATCAAAAAATAATAGTGAAGTAA